From a region of the Zingiber officinale cultivar Zhangliang chromosome 10B, Zo_v1.1, whole genome shotgun sequence genome:
- the LOC122028778 gene encoding RING-H2 finger protein ATL47-like isoform X1, with protein MAGMLPGVECARRRRFGNSTESFSGSRRSFFCLYTTSHEMHHGRTSMQRSVLSKESSHEALGTVAREARERLDAKLKTQRPNGSGSVKVREQEEQLVVKNLMDSGVQREVFCGTKSRRRWFKWSKLGWEAAEPADCAVCLEDFKAGDVLVHLLCDHRFHCDCVLPWLETSSQCPCCRTSVFSV; from the exons ATGGCCGGAATGCTCCCCGGCGTCGAATGCGCCCGCCGCCGGCGCTTTGGCAACTCCACCGAATCCTTCTCCGGCTCCAGGAGATCATTCTTTTGTCTCTACACGACCTCGCATGAGATGCATCACGGCAGAACCTCCATG CAGAGAAGTGTCTTGAGCAAGGAAAGCAGTCACGAAGCACTCGGAACCGTTGCCAGGGAGGCCAGGGAGAGATTGGATGCAAAACTTAAGACCCAAAG GCCAAATGGCTCAGGAAGCGTGAAGGTGAGGGAGCAGGAAGAACAATTAGTAGTGAAGAATCTGATGGACAGTGGTGTGCAGAGGGAGGTGTTCTGTGGAACGAAGAGCAGGAGGAGGTGGTTTAAGTGGAGCAAGTTGGGGTGGGAGGCAGCAGAGCCAGCGGATTGCGCCGTGTGCTTGGAAGATTTCAAGGCAGGGGATGTTCTGGTTCACTTGCTGTGCGATCACAGGTTCCACTGCGACTGCGTGCTGCCGTGGCTGGAAACCAGCTCCCAGTGTCCATGTTGCAGGACGTCAGTCTTCTCTGTTTGA
- the LOC122028777 gene encoding uncharacterized protein LOC122028777 isoform X2 has translation MGSGSSRLDSRFTRHRPEGQPRVGIAAFLCGGAAAAASCSDPPQIEHKPTEKSIIQATLSGSLISSNIQISVKESPLDITQGNRSSSSTSVDNLSSQTNNDNLENFYGQIYHSGTVSDLPSASIQHESTDTVSPLCKVANCTSQHDSFSLLSFASSTNQLQPLDLSANEILANPYESVSIPTSDTDHVPTLPSVSTTIFPAEDLLVASSLGSDAPTSTRSSEERTGSVLQVDLVSLSSDVSSNPGERSSSESRRNTRRLFWDAFSRQSYRTLDSTPLFSSPENSDLGYQDRWLLDIGDRAFRDRDDDDSIYLRRRRHGLNGVSWHSRSEIRERLRSGLSNNDGQRCPSGLHNDGACSCTLLVTEVSSITRIFVLAEALFEVLDEIHRQRGSLPHSFASVTAPESVVSSLPTKIHKKVETALSIDNVEQCYICLADYENGDAIRILPCHHEYHMICVDKWLKEIHRVCPLCRRDVGEGVSPSSVPNQ, from the exons ATGGGCTCCGGGAGCAGTCGCCTGGACTCTCGATTTACGCGGCACCGCCCGGAAGGCCAACCGAGGGTTGGAATTGCTGCTTTCCTCTGCGGCGGAGCCGCGGCGGCAGCCTCCTGCTCCGACCCTCCTCAG ATTGAACATAAACCCACAGAGAAATCAATCATCCAAGCAACACTCAGTGGTTCTCTGATATCTTCTAATATCCAAATCTCAGTCAAGGAGTCGCCTCTAGACATTACCCAAGGAAACAGGTCTTCTAGCTCCACCAGTGTTGACAATTTGTCTAGTCAAACCAATAATG ATAACTTGGAGAACTTTTATGGGCAAATATATCATTCCGGGACGGTTTCTGATCTACCAAGTGCCTCTATCCAACATGAGAGTACTGATACTGTATCTCCATTGTGCAAGGTTGCTAATTGCACAAGTCAACACGATTCCTTTAGTTTGCTAAGCTTCGCAAGTAGCACAAATCAACTCCAACCTTTGGATTTGAGTGCAAACGAGATTTTAGCTAATCCTTATGAGTCTGTGAGCATCCCTACTAGTGATACAGACCATGTTCCTACTCTTCCAAGTGTATCCACAACAATTTTTCCAGCTGAAGATTTACTTGTTGCATCTTCTCTCGGCTCAGATGCCCCAACATCAACAAGATCAAGTGAGGAGAGAACTGGAAGTGTCCTTCAGGTTGATTTGGTCAGCCTCTCCTCTGATGTTTCCAGCAATCCTGGAGAGAGAAGCAGTAGTGAATCGCGAAGGAACACTAGAAGGCTTTTCTGGGATGCCTTCTCTAGACAGAGTTATAGAACTCTTGACTCGACGCCATTATTTTCATCTCCAGAAAATAGTGATCTAGGATATCAAGATAGGTGGCTACTAGACATTGGTGATCGTGCTTTTAGAGATAGGGATGATGATGATTCAATATACCTACGCCGTAGACGCCATGGTTTAAATGGAGTTAGTTGGCATTCAAGATCTGAG ATAAGGGAGCGGCTTCGCTCTGGCTTAAGTAATAATGATGGACAAAGATGCCCATCTGGTTTGCACAATGATGGGGCATGCTCTTGCACACTGTTAGTGACTGAGgtgtcaagcataacaagaattTTTGTATTAGCTGAAGCCTTATTTGAG GTATTGGATGAGATTCATCGCCAACGTGGATCCCTTCCACATTCATTTGCTTCGGTCACTGCTCCGGAATCTGTTGTCAGCTCTTTGCCAACAAAGATTCACAAAAAAGTTGAAACTGCATTAAGCATTGATAATGTCGAACA ATGCTACATTTGTCTGGCCGATTATGAGAATGGGGATGCCATAAGAATTCTTCCCTGTCACCATGAATATCACATGATCTGTGTTGATAAGTGGCTGAAAGAGATTCATCG GGTGTGCCCTCTGTGCCGTAGAGATGTCGGTGAAGGTGTTTCTCCAAGTTCAGTCCCTAATCAGTGA
- the LOC122028777 gene encoding uncharacterized protein DDB_G0271670-like isoform X1, with the protein MGSGSSRLDSRFTRHRPEGQPRVGIAAFLCGGAAAAASCSDPPQIEHKPTEKSIIQATLSGSLISSNIQISVKESPLDITQGNRSSSSTSVDNLSSQTNNGANSSSSTSVDNLSHQTNNGANSDNLENFYGQIYHSGTVSDLPSASIQHESTDTVSPLCKVANCTSQHDSFSLLSFASSTNQLQPLDLSANEILANPYESVSIPTSDTDHVPTLPSVSTTIFPAEDLLVASSLGSDAPTSTRSSEERTGSVLQVDLVSLSSDVSSNPGERSSSESRRNTRRLFWDAFSRQSYRTLDSTPLFSSPENSDLGYQDRWLLDIGDRAFRDRDDDDSIYLRRRRHGLNGVSWHSRSEIRERLRSGLSNNDGQRCPSGLHNDGACSCTLLVTEVSSITRIFVLAEALFEVLDEIHRQRGSLPHSFASVTAPESVVSSLPTKIHKKVETALSIDNVEQCYICLADYENGDAIRILPCHHEYHMICVDKWLKEIHRVCPLCRRDVGEGVSPSSVPNQ; encoded by the exons ATGGGCTCCGGGAGCAGTCGCCTGGACTCTCGATTTACGCGGCACCGCCCGGAAGGCCAACCGAGGGTTGGAATTGCTGCTTTCCTCTGCGGCGGAGCCGCGGCGGCAGCCTCCTGCTCCGACCCTCCTCAG ATTGAACATAAACCCACAGAGAAATCAATCATCCAAGCAACACTCAGTGGTTCTCTGATATCTTCTAATATCCAAATCTCAGTCAAGGAGTCGCCTCTAGACATTACCCAAGGAAACAGGTCTTCTAGCTCCACCAGTGTTGACAATTTGTCTAGTCAAACCAATAATGGTGCAAATTCTTCTAGCTCCACTAGTGTTGACAATTTGTCTCATCAAACTAATAATGGTGCCAATTCAGATAACTTGGAGAACTTTTATGGGCAAATATATCATTCCGGGACGGTTTCTGATCTACCAAGTGCCTCTATCCAACATGAGAGTACTGATACTGTATCTCCATTGTGCAAGGTTGCTAATTGCACAAGTCAACACGATTCCTTTAGTTTGCTAAGCTTCGCAAGTAGCACAAATCAACTCCAACCTTTGGATTTGAGTGCAAACGAGATTTTAGCTAATCCTTATGAGTCTGTGAGCATCCCTACTAGTGATACAGACCATGTTCCTACTCTTCCAAGTGTATCCACAACAATTTTTCCAGCTGAAGATTTACTTGTTGCATCTTCTCTCGGCTCAGATGCCCCAACATCAACAAGATCAAGTGAGGAGAGAACTGGAAGTGTCCTTCAGGTTGATTTGGTCAGCCTCTCCTCTGATGTTTCCAGCAATCCTGGAGAGAGAAGCAGTAGTGAATCGCGAAGGAACACTAGAAGGCTTTTCTGGGATGCCTTCTCTAGACAGAGTTATAGAACTCTTGACTCGACGCCATTATTTTCATCTCCAGAAAATAGTGATCTAGGATATCAAGATAGGTGGCTACTAGACATTGGTGATCGTGCTTTTAGAGATAGGGATGATGATGATTCAATATACCTACGCCGTAGACGCCATGGTTTAAATGGAGTTAGTTGGCATTCAAGATCTGAG ATAAGGGAGCGGCTTCGCTCTGGCTTAAGTAATAATGATGGACAAAGATGCCCATCTGGTTTGCACAATGATGGGGCATGCTCTTGCACACTGTTAGTGACTGAGgtgtcaagcataacaagaattTTTGTATTAGCTGAAGCCTTATTTGAG GTATTGGATGAGATTCATCGCCAACGTGGATCCCTTCCACATTCATTTGCTTCGGTCACTGCTCCGGAATCTGTTGTCAGCTCTTTGCCAACAAAGATTCACAAAAAAGTTGAAACTGCATTAAGCATTGATAATGTCGAACA ATGCTACATTTGTCTGGCCGATTATGAGAATGGGGATGCCATAAGAATTCTTCCCTGTCACCATGAATATCACATGATCTGTGTTGATAAGTGGCTGAAAGAGATTCATCG GGTGTGCCCTCTGTGCCGTAGAGATGTCGGTGAAGGTGTTTCTCCAAGTTCAGTCCCTAATCAGTGA
- the LOC122028778 gene encoding RING-H2 finger protein ATL47-like isoform X3, which yields MRCITAEPPWYNINLTRSVLSKESSHEALGTVAREARERLDAKLKTQRPNGSGSVKVREQEEQLVVKNLMDSGVQREVFCGTKSRRRWFKWSKLGWEAAEPADCAVCLEDFKAGDVLVHLLCDHRFHCDCVLPWLETSSQCPCCRTSVFSV from the exons ATGAGATGCATCACGGCAGAACCTCCATGGTACAATATTAATTTAACC AGAAGTGTCTTGAGCAAGGAAAGCAGTCACGAAGCACTCGGAACCGTTGCCAGGGAGGCCAGGGAGAGATTGGATGCAAAACTTAAGACCCAAAG GCCAAATGGCTCAGGAAGCGTGAAGGTGAGGGAGCAGGAAGAACAATTAGTAGTGAAGAATCTGATGGACAGTGGTGTGCAGAGGGAGGTGTTCTGTGGAACGAAGAGCAGGAGGAGGTGGTTTAAGTGGAGCAAGTTGGGGTGGGAGGCAGCAGAGCCAGCGGATTGCGCCGTGTGCTTGGAAGATTTCAAGGCAGGGGATGTTCTGGTTCACTTGCTGTGCGATCACAGGTTCCACTGCGACTGCGTGCTGCCGTGGCTGGAAACCAGCTCCCAGTGTCCATGTTGCAGGACGTCAGTCTTCTCTGTTTGA
- the LOC122028778 gene encoding RING-H2 finger protein ATL47-like isoform X2, which translates to MAGMLPGVECARRRRFGNSTESFSGSRRSFFCLYTTSHEMHHGRTSMRSVLSKESSHEALGTVAREARERLDAKLKTQRPNGSGSVKVREQEEQLVVKNLMDSGVQREVFCGTKSRRRWFKWSKLGWEAAEPADCAVCLEDFKAGDVLVHLLCDHRFHCDCVLPWLETSSQCPCCRTSVFSV; encoded by the exons ATGGCCGGAATGCTCCCCGGCGTCGAATGCGCCCGCCGCCGGCGCTTTGGCAACTCCACCGAATCCTTCTCCGGCTCCAGGAGATCATTCTTTTGTCTCTACACGACCTCGCATGAGATGCATCACGGCAGAACCTCCATG AGAAGTGTCTTGAGCAAGGAAAGCAGTCACGAAGCACTCGGAACCGTTGCCAGGGAGGCCAGGGAGAGATTGGATGCAAAACTTAAGACCCAAAG GCCAAATGGCTCAGGAAGCGTGAAGGTGAGGGAGCAGGAAGAACAATTAGTAGTGAAGAATCTGATGGACAGTGGTGTGCAGAGGGAGGTGTTCTGTGGAACGAAGAGCAGGAGGAGGTGGTTTAAGTGGAGCAAGTTGGGGTGGGAGGCAGCAGAGCCAGCGGATTGCGCCGTGTGCTTGGAAGATTTCAAGGCAGGGGATGTTCTGGTTCACTTGCTGTGCGATCACAGGTTCCACTGCGACTGCGTGCTGCCGTGGCTGGAAACCAGCTCCCAGTGTCCATGTTGCAGGACGTCAGTCTTCTCTGTTTGA